Below is a window of Roseofilum reptotaenium CS-1145 DNA.
ATTGGTTACGGTGTCCTTGCGCCCTTCTTGCAGTTGCACCGGACGAGAAATGACCATGACATCTGGGTAGGTGTATATTTTAAAGTCTGGAATCCACAATCGTTGATCGGCAATAAAAATACTATAGGGTTGACCTCTTAAGCTCACTCTCAAGAGAGCATTGAAAATACTCATCAATTCATTATGGTTGGGGGTTCCTCCAGTCATGGGAATGATTTCTCCACTACGATATTCATGGCGTTCTGAGGAGTTGATTTCTAGGTCTAAATAGGCTTCAGGAGTATGGAGTTTGGTTTGAGTTTGTGTCATTCTATCAAAATTTTGTTTGAGAAATAGAGGGATCTTGCTTTTAGTTTAGCGAGTTAGCAAGGGGTAAAAACTCAAATCGAGGTAAAATAGAGGTTATTTTCTTTATCTGCAGTAGCTTGGTTAAGATGAATCGCTTGCAATTTGAAGCCACTTTGGAAGGGTTAACGCCACGACGACGGCAGGTGTTAAAGTTGGTGTTAGCGGGAGTAGGCGATCGCGCGATCGCCC
It encodes the following:
- a CDS encoding Uma2 family endonuclease, with amino-acid sequence MTQTQTKLHTPEAYLDLEINSSERHEYRSGEIIPMTGGTPNHNELMSIFNALLRVSLRGQPYSIFIADQRLWIPDFKIYTYPDVMVISRPVQLQEGRKDTVTNPLMIAEVLSQSTKNYDKDEKFAAYRSIPSFQEYLLIDQYQIKVEHYYKAQANQWVFSEYKTREDSVQLTSLPCEISLADLYDDLQW